One genomic region from Ralstonia pseudosolanacearum encodes:
- a CDS encoding fatty acid desaturase family protein, with protein MPSLLFLAGVVANTVLIACADTPWLPALLTLPQALLLGGCQEAKHLCVHGTFLRNRRLNDTVGTVCAALFGVNFVAYRSFHYQHHRATCTDADPEGGLYALSWRTRWIWLLAPIELPWVAFHINRIGWPMVPPGQRLRRAAALAWMVAFAALLGLSACHAPRAVLFGYAIPLALFAWFDFVLTQAEHYQVDIAPAASVRPPASLTHDIVLPLGLGWLTLHRTLHRVHHCHPGLRWFEAPRRLRADPSAAPMSYAAFVRRWLSAGPRLWLRADASPAAPHPTDHHAHDA; from the coding sequence GTGCCGAGCCTGCTGTTCCTAGCCGGCGTCGTGGCCAATACCGTGCTGATCGCCTGCGCGGACACGCCGTGGCTGCCGGCGCTGCTGACGCTGCCGCAGGCCCTGCTGCTGGGCGGCTGCCAGGAAGCGAAGCACTTGTGCGTTCACGGCACCTTCCTGCGCAATCGCCGCCTCAACGACACCGTCGGCACGGTCTGCGCGGCGCTGTTCGGCGTGAATTTCGTGGCGTACCGGTCTTTCCACTACCAGCATCACCGCGCCACCTGCACCGACGCCGATCCGGAGGGCGGCCTGTATGCGCTCAGCTGGCGCACGCGCTGGATCTGGCTGCTCGCACCGATCGAACTGCCCTGGGTGGCGTTCCACATCAACCGGATCGGCTGGCCGATGGTGCCGCCCGGGCAGCGGCTGCGGCGTGCGGCGGCGCTGGCCTGGATGGTGGCGTTCGCGGCGCTGCTCGGACTCTCGGCATGCCATGCGCCGCGGGCCGTGCTCTTCGGCTACGCGATTCCGCTGGCGCTGTTCGCGTGGTTCGACTTCGTGCTCACGCAGGCCGAGCACTACCAGGTCGACATCGCGCCCGCTGCGTCCGTGCGCCCACCCGCCTCGCTCACGCATGACATCGTGCTGCCGCTGGGGCTGGGCTGGCTGACGCTGCATCGCACGCTGCACCGCGTGCATCACTGCCATCCCGGGCTGCGCTGGTTCGAGGCGCCGCGCCGGCTGCGTGCGGACCCGAGCGCCGCGCCGATGTCGTATGCGGCATTCGTGCGCCGCTGGCTGAGCGCCGGCCCGCGGCTGTGGCTGCGTGCCGATGCCAGCCCGGCTGCGCCCCACCCCACCGATCACCATGCCCATGACGCCTGA
- a CDS encoding methyl-accepting chemotaxis protein encodes MQAIMHSVRFKILCAFGVCIALLAISGAFAVSGLMRLNSNITDAYAGNTIPISQLAKVRATQLELRLQLRRIQAFKDDAVKVTAAIEAIHTGVEQTNRVWKQYFPDSITSDKEREVATKINEALPRFNDAANKASDALRAGNFDAAAQIVNDVSATGTSISEWLAQDIEINLEQAKDFMTDSAATYQHILLVTIVLVCAGITVAGAMSWYLLRAISRPLSLAVDVANHIAGGTLENEIVIDSQGEFGELLIALRKMDRQLANTVRGIKASAESVTVASQEIAAGNVDLSARTEQQAASLEETASSMTQLTETVKQNAENAAQANTLAASASTMAQAGNDAVQEMVGTIDKISTSSGKISEITGLIEGIAFQTNILALNAAVEAARAGEQGRGFAVVASEVRTLAQRSAAAAKEIKELIGSSVAVVREGSKQAVEVGQNMGQVKEAIRRVSDIVSEIAAASAEQSRGIEQVNQAVTQMDEVTQQNAALVEQAAAAAQSLEEQATSLRRAVSVFRLPDGTTRTTLA; translated from the coding sequence ATGCAAGCCATCATGCACTCGGTGCGGTTCAAGATTCTGTGTGCCTTCGGCGTGTGCATCGCGCTGCTGGCCATCAGCGGTGCATTCGCCGTGAGCGGCTTGATGCGGCTCAATAGCAATATCACGGATGCTTATGCCGGCAATACCATCCCCATCTCCCAGTTGGCCAAAGTGAGGGCGACACAACTCGAGTTGCGTCTGCAATTGCGCCGCATACAGGCGTTCAAGGACGATGCGGTCAAGGTCACGGCGGCGATCGAGGCCATCCACACCGGAGTGGAGCAGACCAACCGCGTCTGGAAGCAATACTTCCCCGACAGCATCACGAGCGACAAGGAACGCGAAGTCGCCACGAAGATCAACGAAGCCCTGCCCAGGTTCAATGACGCCGCGAACAAGGCGAGCGATGCGCTGCGGGCCGGCAACTTCGATGCCGCCGCGCAGATCGTCAACGACGTCTCGGCCACCGGCACGTCGATCAGCGAATGGCTGGCGCAGGATATCGAGATCAACCTGGAGCAGGCCAAGGACTTCATGACCGACAGCGCGGCAACGTACCAGCACATCCTGCTGGTCACCATCGTGCTGGTCTGCGCGGGGATCACGGTCGCTGGGGCCATGTCGTGGTATCTGCTGCGCGCGATCTCCCGCCCGCTGAGCCTCGCGGTCGATGTCGCCAACCACATCGCCGGCGGCACGCTCGAGAACGAGATCGTGATCGATTCGCAGGGCGAGTTCGGCGAGCTGCTCATCGCGCTGCGCAAGATGGATCGCCAACTGGCCAATACCGTGCGCGGCATCAAGGCTTCGGCCGAATCGGTGACGGTGGCTTCGCAGGAGATCGCGGCCGGCAACGTCGACTTGTCGGCGCGCACCGAGCAGCAGGCGGCCTCGCTGGAAGAGACCGCGTCGAGCATGACGCAGCTGACCGAGACGGTCAAACAGAACGCAGAGAACGCGGCCCAGGCCAATACGCTGGCCGCCAGCGCGAGCACCATGGCCCAGGCCGGCAACGATGCCGTGCAGGAGATGGTCGGCACGATCGACAAGATCAGCACCAGCTCCGGCAAGATCTCGGAGATCACCGGCCTGATCGAAGGCATCGCTTTCCAGACCAACATCCTCGCCCTCAACGCCGCGGTGGAAGCCGCGCGGGCGGGCGAGCAGGGCCGCGGCTTCGCCGTGGTGGCGAGCGAGGTGCGCACGCTGGCGCAGCGTTCGGCCGCGGCGGCCAAGGAGATCAAGGAGCTGATCGGCTCGTCGGTCGCCGTGGTGCGGGAAGGTTCCAAGCAGGCGGTCGAGGTCGGGCAGAACATGGGCCAGGTGAAGGAGGCGATCCGCCGGGTCTCCGATATCGTCTCCGAAATCGCGGCGGCTTCGGCCGAGCAGAGCCGGGGCATCGAGCAGGTCAACCAGGCCGTCACGCAGATGGACGAAGTCACGCAGCAGAACGCAGCGCTGGTCGAGCAGGCGGCCGCGGCGGCGCAGTCGCTCGAAGAGCAGGCCACGAGCCTGCGTCGCGCGGTCTCGGTGTTCCGCTTGCCGGACGGCACGACGCGCACCACGCTGGCCTGA
- a CDS encoding ABC transporter substrate-binding protein, which yields MKQAIGGCVLASVLWLAGLPLSQAQTVPRAWEQWLATASARHPQWSGPRSGPRAVTGVTLAVISEDLRNGGILGVTKGIKEAAGAIGWGTRLYDAGGTPAGRARAVASALALQPGGVILVGVDARELQPQLQPFAERGIPMVGWHVSPFAGPIPGSPVAVNVSTDPVAVARVTAMATIARSGGRAGIVVFTDSNFQIAKAKAAAMVEVIRACHGCELLEVRDVAISRSAELMPAITRELLARYGDDWTDTLAINDTYFDYAAAELTKAGRPAASMRMLSAGDGSAAAFTRIRAGTFQVGTVAEPLSQQGWQLVDELNRLLAHAPLSGYVAPVHLVSQDNIAFDGGPQGQYDPDNGYRNIYRHIWKP from the coding sequence ATGAAGCAAGCGATCGGCGGGTGCGTTCTCGCCAGCGTCCTGTGGCTGGCGGGCCTGCCGCTATCGCAGGCGCAGACCGTGCCCCGCGCCTGGGAGCAATGGCTCGCCACGGCCAGCGCGCGTCATCCGCAATGGAGCGGCCCGAGGTCCGGCCCGCGCGCGGTGACCGGTGTGACCCTCGCCGTGATCAGCGAAGACTTGCGCAACGGCGGCATCCTCGGCGTGACGAAAGGCATCAAGGAAGCCGCCGGCGCGATCGGTTGGGGCACGCGCCTGTACGACGCGGGCGGTACGCCGGCCGGCCGCGCCCGCGCGGTGGCCTCGGCGCTCGCGCTTCAGCCCGGCGGCGTCATCCTGGTCGGGGTCGATGCCCGCGAGTTGCAGCCTCAGCTGCAGCCGTTCGCCGAACGCGGGATCCCCATGGTCGGATGGCATGTCAGCCCGTTCGCCGGCCCGATCCCGGGCAGCCCCGTCGCGGTCAACGTCTCGACCGACCCGGTCGCGGTGGCGCGCGTCACGGCCATGGCAACCATCGCCCGCTCCGGCGGGCGCGCCGGCATCGTGGTCTTCACCGACAGCAACTTCCAGATCGCCAAGGCCAAGGCGGCGGCCATGGTGGAGGTGATCCGCGCCTGCCATGGATGCGAACTGCTCGAGGTCCGGGACGTCGCCATCTCCAGGAGCGCGGAACTGATGCCGGCCATCACGCGCGAACTGCTCGCCCGCTACGGCGACGACTGGACGGACACGCTGGCCATCAACGACACCTACTTCGACTACGCCGCCGCCGAGCTGACCAAGGCCGGCCGGCCTGCCGCTAGCATGCGCATGCTGTCGGCGGGCGACGGCAGCGCCGCGGCCTTCACGCGCATCCGCGCGGGCACCTTCCAGGTCGGCACGGTCGCGGAGCCGCTGAGCCAGCAGGGCTGGCAGCTGGTCGACGAGCTGAACCGGCTGCTCGCGCACGCGCCGCTGTCGGGCTACGTGGCGCCCGTGCATCTGGTCAGCCAGGACAACATCGCCTTCGATGGCGGGCCGCAAGGCCAGTACGATCCCGACAACGGTTACCGGAATATCTACCGGCATATCTGGAAGCCCTGA
- a CDS encoding ATP-binding protein translates to MNLPFNTAGSIESHARIPLRTGHDTRPVRLEIEATGAGIGLAHLDLNSKNEQVLRYSALT, encoded by the coding sequence ATGAACCTGCCGTTCAACACGGCAGGGTCCATCGAGTCGCATGCGCGCATCCCATTGCGCACGGGCCATGACACGCGCCCGGTCCGGCTGGAAATCGAAGCCACCGGGGCGGGCATCGGCCTCGCGCACCTCGACCTCAATTCGAAAAACGAGCAGGTTTTACGTTATTCAGCATTGACTTAA
- a CDS encoding LysE family translocator, producing the protein MQLSYSILSLYIATILVIIAVPGPVVLQVTGAGLSGGPYRALRTVFGSNAGSLLLILMSTLVIKGLLSIDASVLVAIRVLGCLYIGYVGFQLLRQSAPRHAVAGASTPRSGGFSKGFLTSVSNPQDIVFFASVFPQFMSVTTNPNHSLFLLMLLWIVLEFLTMMAIYGFISRVARPVAHRGLMKAAGAVQIGLAGIGGASAVIEWVV; encoded by the coding sequence ATGCAGTTGAGTTACAGCATTCTGAGTCTTTATATCGCCACCATTCTCGTCATCATCGCTGTTCCCGGCCCCGTGGTGCTGCAGGTGACGGGCGCCGGGCTGAGCGGTGGTCCATACCGGGCGCTGCGGACGGTGTTCGGCTCCAACGCCGGTTCGTTGCTGCTGATCCTGATGTCCACCCTGGTGATCAAGGGGCTGCTGTCTATCGACGCGTCCGTACTGGTCGCCATCCGGGTGCTGGGGTGCCTGTACATCGGCTACGTGGGCTTCCAGCTGTTGCGGCAGTCGGCGCCCCGGCACGCCGTCGCAGGGGCATCGACGCCCCGGTCCGGCGGGTTCTCGAAGGGGTTCCTGACAAGCGTCTCGAATCCGCAGGACATCGTGTTCTTCGCATCGGTCTTTCCGCAATTCATGAGTGTGACCACGAACCCCAACCACAGCCTGTTTCTGCTGATGCTGCTCTGGATCGTCCTCGAGTTCCTGACGATGATGGCGATCTATGGCTTCATCAGCCGCGTCGCCCGGCCCGTCGCGCATCGCGGGCTGATGAAGGCCGCCGGCGCCGTGCAGATCGGGCTGGCCGGGATCGGGGGCGCATCGGCGGTCATCGAGTGGGTGGTGTGA